The DNA segment AATCCCGCCGCGTGTTCCAGACCCTCGATGCCCGCGGACACATCCTCGTCCGAGCGGATGTAGACGGTGGCGAAGGAGAGGTCCCTGGTCGCCCGCACGTCGGTCACGGTCACGCCATCGAGACGCGGGTCCTTGAGCGACCCCAGAAGGAGGCGCGTGAGTTCGCGCCGGAACAGTTCGCCCAGCCGTTCGCTCCGGTGGCGATGGGTCACGCGCTCCCCCGCACCGGACAGCCGGCCTTCACAGGAACTCGGTCTCCGACTCGACGACATGCGCCCTCGGGTCGGACCTGAGGAAACGGTCGACGCGTCCGAGAACGGATTCGGCTTGCCGGCGTTCGCCCGATACGACGCAGGCCGTGATCTCGGCCATCGAGGCCCGGTCGCGCAGACCGGTCTCGGCGGCGGAAATCCGGAACTTCACAATCGTGCGCTCACGCAGACCGCGGATCACCGAACGCTTCGCCTTGAGCGACCGGCAGCCCGGGAGGTGAAACACCCAGCGGCCCACCCCGATGACGGCCATGATGCCCCGCGGAAGATCAGCCCGCCGGTGCTCCGGAGAGGGTGCGCGCGACCTCCACCACCTCGTAGCACTCAATCACATCGCCGACCTTGATATCGTTGTAGTTCTCGATGGAGATGCCGCACTCG comes from the Candidatus Palauibacter soopunensis genome and includes:
- the rbfA gene encoding 30S ribosome-binding factor RbfA translates to MTHRHRSERLGELFRRELTRLLLGSLKDPRLDGVTVTDVRATRDLSFATVYIRSDEDVSAGIEGLEHAAGFIRRELGRSLRLRKIPEFRFLPDETPEHASRIEELLRQAREDEGRRGD
- a CDS encoding DUF503 domain-containing protein → MAVIGVGRWVFHLPGCRSLKAKRSVIRGLRERTIVKFRISAAETGLRDRASMAEITACVVSGERRQAESVLGRVDRFLRSDPRAHVVESETEFL